From one Deinococcus sp. JMULE3 genomic stretch:
- a CDS encoding MBOAT family protein: MVFSSYVFLLLFLPLFLIAYALTPARARSLTILLGSLLFYAWAAPAALGLLVTVIVFTYLIGGRVFASAGRARWTWLTLGVGGNLALLGYFKYANMAVGSTNAIRDALGLDPFLWQHVLLPVGLSFYIFHAISYLVDLHRGSAQPPRNIIDFGAFVSLFPHLVAGPILRFNQLADQFRERTHTPAKFAEGAQRFMIGLSMKVLLADPLAPMVNAAYTAAQPSAADAWLGSVAYTLQLFFDFAGYSHMAIGLALMLGLRFPENFLDPYTATSITAFWQRWHVSLGTFLREYVYIPLGGNRHGLARTNLNLFLVMTVGGLWHGANWTFVLWGMWNGAFLVLERVLKKKFGRPPPPVWYAIPKVMLIVILGRVLFRSESVAHAGEVYRGLAGLNGGPLTPDVALLVTPERLAVMLAGVAVIYGVPALRARPHLLRPAVSAAGAYALVPLFLFAVATLAAQQYAPFLYFQF, encoded by the coding sequence ATGGTCTTCAGTTCCTACGTCTTCCTGCTGCTGTTCCTGCCGCTGTTCCTGATCGCCTACGCCCTCACGCCCGCCCGCGCCCGGTCCCTCACGATCCTGCTGGGCAGCCTGCTGTTCTACGCCTGGGCCGCGCCCGCCGCGCTGGGCCTGCTCGTCACGGTCATCGTGTTCACGTACCTGATCGGCGGCCGGGTGTTCGCCAGCGCGGGCCGCGCCCGCTGGACCTGGCTGACCCTGGGCGTGGGCGGGAACCTCGCGCTGCTGGGGTACTTCAAGTACGCCAACATGGCCGTGGGCAGCACCAACGCGATCCGCGACGCGCTGGGCCTCGATCCCTTCCTGTGGCAGCACGTCCTGCTGCCCGTCGGGCTGTCGTTCTACATCTTCCACGCGATCAGTTACCTCGTGGACCTGCACCGCGGCTCGGCGCAGCCGCCGCGCAACATCATCGACTTCGGGGCGTTCGTCAGCCTGTTCCCGCACCTCGTGGCCGGGCCGATCCTGCGCTTCAACCAGCTGGCCGACCAGTTCCGCGAGCGCACCCACACGCCCGCCAAGTTCGCCGAGGGCGCCCAGCGCTTCATGATCGGCCTGAGCATGAAAGTCCTGCTCGCCGACCCGCTGGCACCCATGGTGAACGCCGCGTACACGGCCGCGCAGCCCAGCGCCGCCGACGCGTGGCTCGGCTCGGTCGCGTACACCCTGCAACTGTTCTTCGACTTCGCCGGGTACAGCCACATGGCCATCGGCCTGGCCCTGATGCTGGGCCTCCGCTTCCCCGAGAACTTCCTCGACCCGTACACGGCCACGTCCATCACGGCGTTCTGGCAGCGCTGGCACGTCAGCCTGGGCACCTTCCTGCGCGAGTACGTGTACATCCCGCTGGGCGGCAACCGCCACGGCCTGGCCCGCACCAACCTGAACCTCTTCCTGGTCATGACCGTCGGCGGCCTGTGGCACGGCGCGAACTGGACGTTCGTGCTGTGGGGCATGTGGAACGGCGCGTTCCTGGTGCTCGAACGCGTGCTGAAGAAGAAGTTCGGCCGCCCCCCGCCCCCGGTGTGGTACGCCATTCCGAAAGTCATGCTGATCGTGATCCTGGGCCGCGTGCTGTTCCGCAGTGAGAGCGTCGCGCACGCCGGTGAGGTCTACCGCGGCCTGGCGGGCCTGAACGGCGGCCCCCTGACGCCCGACGTGGCGCTGCTCGTCACGCCCGAACGGCTGGCCGTGATGCTCGCGGGCGTCGCCGTGATCTACGGCGTTCCGGCCCTGCGCGCCCGTCCGCACCTTCTGCGGCCCGCCGTGAGCGCCGCCGGGGCATACGCGCTGGTCCCGCTGTTCCTGTTCGCCGTCGCGACCCTCGCCGCGCAGCAGTACGCGCCGTTCCTGTACTTCCAGTTCTGA
- a CDS encoding ABC transporter substrate-binding protein, whose protein sequence is MKPLLPVMIAAALLGSAQARTLAEIKKAGVIRIGTNAEFKPFTYFEGLTMRGFEYDLGNAIATQLGVRAEWTSQPFDNLLISLNGDRFDLVISSHGITPERQKAVDFSTPHYCSGGVIVSRPGGPKTAAQLKGKTVATQVGTTYVGQIAKVVGTKNVRTFPNNADALQALRAGRVDAMVNERFYSLEALKTAKGQLQQGDLLFQEKLGMAVAKGNSSLLKAVNGALKTVQGNGTYAKISKSYFGQDIRCR, encoded by the coding sequence ATGAAACCCCTGCTTCCCGTGATGATCGCCGCCGCCCTGCTGGGCAGCGCCCAGGCCCGCACCCTCGCCGAGATCAAGAAGGCGGGCGTGATCCGCATCGGCACGAACGCCGAATTCAAACCCTTCACGTACTTCGAGGGCCTGACCATGCGCGGCTTCGAGTACGACCTCGGCAACGCCATCGCCACGCAGCTCGGCGTGCGCGCCGAATGGACCAGCCAGCCCTTCGACAACCTGCTGATCAGCCTGAACGGCGACCGTTTCGACCTCGTGATCTCCTCGCACGGCATCACGCCCGAACGGCAGAAAGCCGTGGACTTCAGCACCCCGCACTACTGCAGCGGCGGCGTGATCGTCAGCCGCCCCGGCGGTCCGAAAACCGCCGCGCAGCTCAAGGGCAAGACGGTCGCCACGCAGGTCGGCACCACCTACGTCGGGCAGATCGCCAAGGTCGTCGGCACGAAGAACGTCCGCACCTTCCCGAACAACGCCGACGCCCTGCAGGCCCTGCGTGCCGGCCGCGTGGACGCCATGGTGAACGAACGCTTCTACAGCCTCGAGGCCCTCAAGACCGCCAAAGGCCAGCTGCAGCAGGGCGACCTGCTGTTCCAGGAGAAACTCGGCATGGCCGTCGCCAAGGGTAACAGCAGCCTGCTCAAGGCCGTGAACGGCGCCCTGAAGACCGTCCAGGGCAACGGCACGTACGCCAAGATCAGCAAGTCGTACTTCGGCCAGGACATCCGCTGCCGCTGA
- a CDS encoding RNA polymerase sigma factor: MTLPLPAAPRASESDRGLAARLRRRDESALAEAYDQHAGAVYGTLLRMLDAASAQEVTQDVFLRLWQRPEAFDPDRAGLRAYLLVMARSRALDRVRAQRPTVPLHDEERPLDVPDDAPGPQRRGEDAQTREALRRHLSRLSAAHRETVERAYLRGESREEIARHMNVPVGTVKSRLNHALKALRAHLNGEVEAWLE, from the coding sequence ATGACCCTGCCTCTGCCTGCCGCGCCTCGCGCCTCCGAATCGGACCGGGGGCTCGCGGCGCGGCTGCGTCGCCGGGACGAGTCGGCGCTCGCGGAGGCGTACGACCAGCACGCGGGCGCGGTGTACGGTACGCTGCTGCGCATGCTCGACGCGGCCAGCGCGCAGGAGGTCACGCAGGACGTGTTCCTGCGCCTGTGGCAGCGCCCGGAGGCCTTCGACCCGGACCGGGCGGGCCTGCGGGCGTACCTGCTGGTCATGGCCCGCTCGCGGGCGCTCGACCGGGTGCGGGCGCAGCGGCCCACCGTGCCCCTGCACGACGAGGAACGCCCCCTGGACGTCCCGGACGACGCGCCGGGACCGCAGCGGCGCGGTGAGGACGCGCAGACGCGTGAGGCGCTGCGGCGGCACCTGTCGCGCCTGAGTGCCGCGCACCGCGAGACGGTGGAACGCGCGTACCTGCGCGGCGAGTCCCGCGAGGAGATCGCCCGGCACATGAACGTCCCGGTGGGCACGGTCAAGAGTCGCCTGAATCACGCCCTGAAGGCCCTGCGGGCGCACCTGAACGGGGAGGTGGAGGCGTGGCTGGAATGA